In the genome of Oncorhynchus mykiss isolate Arlee chromosome 18, USDA_OmykA_1.1, whole genome shotgun sequence, one region contains:
- the LOC118936563 gene encoding phospholipid phosphatase-related protein type 3-like translates to MMSSPKAKTKKKPPKDSMTLLPCFYFIELPIVLSSLVSLYFMELTDLLSPATPGFHCYDRDLSLPYLETGDELIPLLMLLSLAFAGPAASIMLGEGLVYCYQSRVKQSKADGCNFNSFLRRTVRFVGVHVFGLLATALMTDIIQLATGYPTPFFLTVCQPNYTLPGISCDQNNYITQDICSGKDMYAILSARKTFPSQHATLSGFAAVYISMYLNSVISSSTKLVKPVLVFGYCLAAGIAGLTQITQHRCHPRDVYVGYAIGAGIGVYLSLYAVGNFRSSEEDCLPQPVRRAASPPQQQREVVVRGRAQRGHASQHGSLYRSKTPRPSDSREELGTGRCKVRREKASVASLKRASADVELLAPRGPMGKETMVTFSNTLPRVANGSSSTSPPGDDPSNQRHMTFHLSFDPRRSQPRLRPPLVQEWRQQRSTERRSEEEGETDTSGGGEGGAGGGGEAGETGVMNPPSLYPTVQSANRAIATATPAPAPLVHIPKEGIRHPPTVSPLPPSVSSLPPTVSPLPPSVSSLPPPVSPKSAVTRAKLMSLNQGGERVREGPIPVTTPRVPHQLPNQPPNQPRVAQVIAMSKQHGPISSSAKGSDSASSCGGGSSTGSSESPYYRVPSDHDSHTGSVVTIDAHAPHHPVVRVSSSVSTGSNGTLGARVTAAGNGTPWERRNTTSGSVGEQGQRGALQRQEKVSAPEYREYRTLPVKSDSICSSSPSQTDSSTLPPPPHPISSPLPPFSSSTLPPPPQPTSSP, encoded by the exons ATGATGTCGTCACCAAAAGCCAAGACCAAGAAGAAACCTCCCAAAGACAGCATGACACTTCTACCATGCTTCTACTTCATAGAG cTCCCCATcgtcctctcctcccttgtctctctctacttcatggAGTTGACAGACCTGTTGTCCCCGGCGACCCCTGGGTTCCATTGCTATGACCGGGACCTGTCGTTGCCCTACCTGGAGACAGGAGATGAACTGATCCCTCTGCTGATGTTACTGAGCCTGGCCTTCGCAGGACCGGCTGCCTCG atcATGCTGGGTGAAGGGCTGGTGTATTGTTACCAGTCCAGAGTCAAACAGAGTAAAGCTGATGGGTGTAACTTCAACTCCTTCCTACGGAGGACTGTTCGCTTTGTTG gTGTTCATGTGTTTGGTCTCCTGGCAACAGCCCTAATGACAGACATCATCCAGTTGGCTACTGGTTATCCCACCCCTTTCTTCCTGACTGTCTGTCAGCCCAATTACACGCTGCCTGGGATATCATGTGACCAGAACAATTACATCACACAGGACATCTGCTCTGGGAAAGATATGTATGCCATCCTGTcagccag gAAAACATTTCCGTCCCAGCATGCAACGCTCTCTGGCTTTGCTGCTGTCTACATCTCT atgtattTGAACAGTGTGATCAGCAGTAGTACTAAGCTGGTGAAGCCGGTGCTGGTGTTTGGATACTGTCTGGCCGCGGGTATAGCCGGACTGACTCAGATCACACAACACCGCTGCCATCCCAGAGATGTCTATGTTGGCTACGCCATAGGAGCTGGcataggagtctacctg TCTCTGTATGCAGTAGGTAACTTCAGGTCATCCGAGGAGGACTGCCTCCCCCAGCCTGTTCGGAGGGCTGCGTCCCCCCCCCAGCAGCAGAGGGAGGTGGTGGTGAGGGGAAGAGCCCAGAGAGGTCATGCTTCTCAGCACGGCTCTCTGTACCGCAGCAAGACACCCAGACCATCAGACAGCAGGGAGGAACTGGGCACTGGGCGCTGCAAG GTTCGTAGGGAGAAGGCCAGCGTAGCATCTCTGAAGAGGGCCAGTGCTGACGTGGAGCTCCTGGCACCCCGCGGCCCCATGGGAAAGGAAACCATGGTAACATTCAGCAATACCTTACCCCGCGTCGCCAATGGCAGCAGCAGCACCTCGCCCCCCGGAGACGACCCCTCCAACCAGCGTCACATGACCTTCCACCTGTCCTTCGACCCCCGCAGGTCACAACCAAG GCTGCGACCACCACTGGTGCAGGAGTGGAGACAGCAGCGCTCTACGGAGAGACGGagcgaggaggagggagagacggacacATCTggcggaggagagggaggagcagggggagggggCGAGGCAGGGGAGACAGGGGTGATGAATCCTCCCTCCCTTTATCCGACGGTACAGTCGGCCAATCGAGCCATTGCCACGGCTACCCCAGCGCCAGCCCCACTGGTGCATATCCCTAAGGAGGGGATTAGACACCCCCCTACTGTCTCCCCTCTAcctccttctgtctcctctctacctcctacggtctcccctctacctccttctgtctcctctctacctccccctgtctcccctaaGAGCGCGGTGACGCGTGCCAAGTTGATGTCACTCAACCAGGGAGGGGAACGAGTCAGGGAGGGGCCTATCCCTGTGACAACTCCGCGTGTGCCCCACCAGCTGCCCAATCAGCCGCCCAATCAGCCGCGAGTGGCGCAG GTCATTGCCATGTCCAAGCAGCACGGACCAATCAGCTCCTCTGCCAAGGGCTCTGACTCTGCCTCTTCTTGTGGAGGAGGGTCTTCAACAGGAAGCTCTGAGTCTCCGTACTACCGGGTCCCCTCTGACCATGACAGCCACACCGGGAGTGTTGTCACGATAGACGCTCACGCCCCTCATCACCCTGTGGTCAGGGTGTCTAGCAGTGTCAGTACCGGGAGTAACGGGACCCTGGGGGCCAGAGTAACAGCTGCCGGTAACGGGACCCCCTGGGAGCGGAGGAACACCACCAGCGGGAGCGTCGGTGAGCAGGGCCAGAGGGGGGCGCTGCAGCGCCAGGAGAAAGTCTCTGCACCGGAATATCGGGAATACCGAACACTTCCTGTGAAATCAGACTCtatctgctcctcctctcccagcCAGACCGATTCCTccaccctgcctccccctcctcaccccatctcctctccactccctcccttctcttcctccaccctacCTCCGCCTCCTcagcccacctcctccccc